The genomic interval CCCAGCAGCGGGAAACATGCCAAGGATCGTTCGCTTACCGACAAAATACTTCGCCTCTCCCAGAGGAGTCGCCGCATCCAACAGGGCAATCAAATACCCTTGCGGATAGAGATGAAGATCAGCCGGAATCTCCAGGGCCTCTCGAACTTTAGAGAATGCTCCGTCGGCCCCAACGACCACCTTCGCCTTCACCGTCACGTGGTCTTCTCCCTGCTTGGCCGTCAGCCCGACGACCCGCCCATTCTCTCGAAGCAGACCCGTGAAGGCGGATCGATACCGCAAGGAGACGGAGGATTCGCGCTCGATCGCGCTCAGAATGGCATGGTGCGCCACATTCGGCAGTGTGACCACGGCTTGATTGTACGGTGGAGGCAGTTCGCTATAGTCCACCGTGCACAGCCGTTCGCCACCAACACGGCAAAAATGAAACTTACGCACCGTACGGGTAGACTCAACCGGCAACTGACTTAGAAGCCCCAACCGATCGAGTACGTGCTGTCCGTTCGGCTGCAGAATCTCTCCGCGTAAACCCTGGGGTGGTCCCGGTGCCTGTTCGAAGACGATCGTCTTGATCCCCTTCTGGGCCAGTGCTAGGGCCAGCACGGCCCCTCCTCCACCGGCTCCCACGACAGCAATGTCGGTTTCTTCAATCATGGTCCCTCAGCGTTCCTCGGCCATGACGATGCGTGGGCACCTTACCCTCACCATTATTTCTCCTATTTCCACGCCTGGAATCGTTCCTGATCTTTCCAGAGCGAAAGAAACTTTTCACGTGCTTGGACGGTAATCGCATGATCCCGAATGATATCGAGCCGCTCGTCATTGTAGCGATTTCCACTGGTCGTCTGATTCATAGACCCGGTCGTATTGATCTCGTCGTCGATCACCGCCTGTTTCAAATGCATGAGGCCGTCATGTTGATTGATCCTGATCGGGATCCCAGCTTCACGCAACGCCGACAGCGCCGTTCGTTGTTTCGGATCGTTGAGACGTGTTCGATCGGTGAGGAGACGAACATCCACACCACGCCGTTTTGCCTCAACCAGCGCTTTCACTGTAAGCGGCGACGTGACGCCATACACGGCCACAAAAATGTATCGTGTAGCACGATCATACATCTGTACGAGATGCTCGAGTGGCCTATCCTCCGGACCATACCAGACCTCGACTGATGTCGCCGAGACTTCCACGCTTGGCCCAAGCAGCACGGCAGCAAGTAGCCAGAGCATGAACCCTCGGCGGTACTGCGTGAATAGTTGGAACAGCGAAGGCCGGATCATGCCAGTTCGAAGAGGTCGCGGAAGTGGTCGTCGGAAGACTCCCATGCCTGTGGTGCATGCGCCTGAAGCCACTGTCGAAGAAACTGTTTCTGCTCCTGCGTGAGCAATTGCTTGATCTGATGGGTGCGCCCTTGAAGGGGCTGAAGGAGACTGACGTGCTTCTTCACATCTAGCATCGCGGTGCGGACATACAGACTCGTAAAGATCGACGGCTTCTCCTCCGTTCCGTCACCCTGCACCCAAACGGAGAGAAACCTATCCAGCACCAGGCCCGCACTGTCCAGCGCCGGCTCAGTATCATGGAAGAGCTCATTCTCGGACTCGGTTAATGGGGTCGATTCAGCCGCACGAAAGAGAAAGTTCTTTTTCCACATCCTGGTATCCTTAGTGGCGGCATAGTGGCGACGAGCCGGATCAAAGTCAAGCAACTCCCTCAAGGAATGTCTCCCCTCCTCAGCAGAGACGGGTGAGGATGAATCCTATTGCGCAGTCGTGTATCTCACTGTGGATGGCGTAGCCTTGACAGGCAGCGCATGCCTTTGCTAGTTTAAAAATTCTTTAATCTCTAAGCCAACTTGGGAGAATCCGTGCAGGTTAAGATCAATGGAAAGCCTGAGGAGGTTCAGAACGGAACAGTCCTCGATTTGCTCAAGACAAAGAACATCGAGCCGCAGATGGTCGCCGTCGAGGTCAACGACAAGGTGTTGGACCGTGACCATTTGGCCACGACCCACCTCAATGAAGGAGATCACGTGGAGTTTCTCTTTTATATGGGAGGGGGTCAGTGAGCACCACGTTACATAAAGACATTACCGAGCTGATCGGCAAGACCCCGCTTGTCCGATTGAACCGTCTTTCAAAGTCCGGTTCTGCGACGATTTACGGGAAGGTTGAGTTTTTCAACCCCGGCGGCAGCGTCAAGGATCGAATCTGCCTCAATATGATCAATGAAGCAGAACGCCAGGGAACGCTCAAGCCAGGCGGAACCATCGTCGAGCCGACCAGTGGAAACACGGGTATCGGACTGGCCTTGGTCGCAGCCGTACGTGGGTACAAACTCATCCTCGTGATGCCGGAAAGCATGAGCATGGAACGGGCCAGCTTATTGTCTTCGTATGGCGCACAGCTGGTGCTCACCCCGGCGTGGGAAGGCATGAAAGGGTCGATTAAGGAAGCGGAAAGCATCCTGGCTCAAAATCCGTCGTACTTTATGCCTGATCAATTCTCGAACCCGGCCAACCCTGCGATGCATAAAATGACGACGGCACTGGAACTCTGGGACGCGCTCGAAGGAAAGATCGATGCCTTTGTCGCTGCCGTCGGAACCGGTGGGACCATCACAGGATGCGGTGAAGTCTTTAAGGAACGGAATCCGCAGGTACAAATCATCGCCGTTGAGCCGGCAGGCTCGCCCGTGTTGTCCGGAGGAGACCCTGGCCCCCATAAGATTCAAGGGATCGGGGCGGGTTTTATTCCTAAGGTGCTCAACCGAAAGATTCTCGACCGCGTGATCACGGTGACGGATGACGAGGCCTATCAGACCGCAAAACAACTCTCGAAGAAAGAGGGCCTCCTGGTGGGCATTTCAGCCGGTGCCAATGTGTTCGCCGCCCAAAAGATCGCGGATGAACTGGGACCCGGCAAGAATGTCGTCACTATCTTGTGCGACACCGGTGAGCGCTATATCAGCATTGAGAAGTATTTCAATATATAAGAACGCTGAAAATGGCCTCCAACTTTGTTCTCGGCTCAAGAAAATCCTCAACGTACCCCAGAGGGTACGCCTCCGGTTTTCTTTTACCTGCGGCCTCGTTGGAAACCATTTTGAACGTTCTTGGCACCGCTGATTAAGATGGAATTTACTGAAGAGCAAATAAATCGCTACAGCCGGCATATCCTCTTGCCTGAGGTCGGCGGCAAGGGACAAAAGAAGATCGCCAAGTCCAAGATTCTGCTCGTCGGTGCCGGTGGTCTTGGCTCCCCTGCCGCATTGTATCTAGCTGCAGCAGGAGTCGGCACGATTGGGTTGATCGACAGCGATGTGGTGGATCTCACCAATCTGCAGCGCCAAATTCTTCACCATACTCCCGACGTGGGCCGCCCCAAGGTCCTCTCCGGCAAAGAAAAGATCCAGGCGCTGAACCCTGACGTTTCGGTCTCCATGTACGAGGAACGGCTCACGGCCGGCAATGCGCTTAAGATCTTCGGCGACTATGATGTCGTGATCGACGGAGTCGATAATTTCCCAGCCAAGTTCCTGATCAACGATGCCTGTTTCTTCGCCGGCAAGCCGCTGGTTCACGGCGGCATTCTGCGATTCGAGGGACGTGTCACGACCATCATCCCTGGAAAATCGGCCTGCTATCGCTGCATATTCAAAGCTCCGCCTCCGCCTGGCTTAGTCGCCTCGTGCCAAGAAGCCGGAGTCATTGGCGTACTAGCTGGCATTATCGGAACAATCCAGGCGACGGAAGCATTGAAACTTGTGCTCGGAATCGGACGGCCGCTGACCGACCGCCTGCTCGACTTCGATGCGCGCAAAACCCAATTTCGAGAAATCAAAGTCCGCCGGAACCCAAATTGTGCCCTCTGCGGGGAACATCCGACGATTACCGAGCTGTTCGATGATGGGGATCCTTATGCTGGATGCGCTATGCGTCCATCTGCATAGAGTTTGATAAGGTGGTACGACGATGAGCAAAATGAAAGCGCTGGTGTGCCGCGAGTGCGGTAAAGAATATCCAACCAAGGCCATTCACGTTTGCGAAATGTGCTTCGGTCCCCTTGAAGTGAAATACAACTACGAGGAGATCAAGAAGACGATTTCGCGCAAGAAGATCGAGGATGGGCCACATAGCATGTGGCGCTATCTCGACCTGCTGCCGGTCGAAGGCACGAACTTCGTCGGACCGTATGCCGGGTTTACCCCGCTCGTACGGGCGAAAAACCTTGGCGCGTATCTTGGGCTCAACGAGCTCTACATCAAGAACGATACGGTGAATCACCCCACCCTATCCTTCAAAGATCGCGTCGTCGCCGTGGCCCTCACGCGCGCGCGCGAGCTCGGGTTCGAAACGGTGGCCTGCGCGTCGACCGGCAACTTGGCAAACTCCGTTGCCGCGCACGCGGCATCCGCCAATCTCCACTGTTACGTCTTCATCCCCGGCGACCTTGAGGCTGCAAAAGTGCTTGGCAACCTGATCTATAAGCCCCACGTGGTCGAGATTGAAGGTCACTACGACGATGTCAACCGGCTCTGCAGCGAGATTGCCGGCGAACATGGCTGGGCGTTTGTGAACATCAACATACGCCCCTACTATGCCGAAGGCTCAAAAACCCTTGCCTTTGAGACCGTAGAACAACTCGGGTGGAAAACACCGGATCAAGTCGTCATTCCCATGGCATCGGGCTCACTCTTGACCAAGATTTGGAAGGGTCTGCATGAGATGAAGGCTTTGGGCCTGATCGACAACGTTCGAACGAAGGTTAATGGCGCCCAAGCAGAAGGCTGCTCACCGATCTCGACCGCCTTCAAGGCGGGGCGCGACTTCTTCAAGCCAGTGAAGCCACAGACGATCGCCAAGTCCCTTGCCATCGGCAACCCCGCTGATGGGTACTATGCGCTCAAGGCGACCGCTGAGAGTCACGGATCCATGGATATGGTGACGGATGAAGAAGTGGTGGAAGGCATCCAGCTGCTGGCCCAAACCGAAGGCATCTTCGCGGAAACAGCTGGAGGCGTCACGATCGGCGTACTGAAGAAACTTGTCAAACAAGGGGTGATCAAAAAAGATGAGGTCACGGTGGCCTACATCACCGGCAACGGCCTAAAAACCCAGGAAGCGGTGATCAATTCCGTTGGTCGCCCAGTGCGCATTCAGCCCAGCCTGGTGGACTTCGAAAAGACGTTTAAGATGGGAAAGAACGGTGGTGGCGTATGATTAAAGTTCGCATTCCAACTCCGCTTCGCCCCCTGACCAAAAGTCAGGGCGAAGTCGAGACCAAAGCCGGTAGCGTAGTGGAGATGATCGAAGCGCTGAACAGCACCTATCCCGGCATCAAAGATCGCCTATGCGATGAAACGGGAGAGCTCCGTCGCTTCGTAAACATTTATGTCAACGAAGAAGACATTCGCTTCCTCACGGGGAAAGACACGCCCCTCAAGGATGGCGATGAAGTCTCCATCGTCCCAGCGATCGCAGGAGGGTAACCATGGCACACTTGCGATTCCATATTCGCTTTCCTGAAGACAAAATCCGCGAGCCGATCATCTATCAGATCGGACGCGAATATAAGGTCGTGACCGATGTCAGGCGAGCTGATGTTCGCGAGACGACTGGATGGGCCGATGTGGAGCTCTCCGGCGACACTGCTGAGATCGAGCGGGCCGTTGCTGGCCTGCGAGCCAAAGGCTGTGTCGTCGATCCGATTGAACTGAACGTGGTGGAATAGGACAACGCTGACACAAGGGCCAGCTCCCTTCTCGTGCCCCCTGTTTGTCAGTCTTCTTTCCTATTAACCTGTGTATGATTGGAATACATGGAACTCACTGAGCAAGAAATTGAGCGGTACAGTCGGCACATTATCCTCCAGGACGTGGGAGGCAAGGGCCAACTCAAGCTTAAGCGGGCCAAGGTCCTCCTCATCGGCGCGGGCGGTCTTGGCTCTCCCGCCGGTCTGTATCTTGCTGCCGCCGGCATCGGAACGATCGGGCTTGTCGATGGCGATGTCGTGGACCTCTCAAATTTGCAACGGCAGATTATGCACTCGACCGCAACGCTCGGACAGCCAAAGGTTGAGTCCGGCCGGAAAACCTTGTCGGCCATTAATCCTGAAATTACGATCAACGCGTACCACCAACTCGTCGATGCCGAGAACATTCTCCCCCTCATCTCCCAGTACGACATCGTGCTGGACGGCTCGGACAATTTCACGACGCGGTTTCTGGTGAACGACGCCTGTTTCTTTGCCAAGAAAATATTGATCTCCGCCAGCATGTTTCGGTTCGAGGGGCAGTTGACGACGATCAAACCGCACCAAGGCTATCCCTGCTACCGATGTCTCTATCCAGAGCCCCCGCCGGCTGGACTGGTGCCCAATTGCCAGGAGGCCGGTGTGCTTGGCGTGTTGGCCGGTACGATGGGAGTCCTTCAGGCCTCAGAAGCCATCAAGGAAATCCTCGGGATCGGAGAAACGATTGCTGATAAATTATTAATCTACGATGCGCTTGATATGAAGTTCAGAAAGGTCAGCCGACCCAAAGATCCGGCCTGCCCGCTCTGCGGACCAAATCCCAAGATCAAGGATTTGAGCCTGGATTATGCCGTCAGCTGCACCATCTAGTGGACTATCGTGGCTGACCTCATCATCCCCCGACAGATTCTCGACGACATCATCGCCCATGCGAATGAACTGACTCCCTACGAATGTTGTGGGCTGCTGGCTGGAACCAATGGGGTGGTCAGCCATCTGTATCGCACCAAGAACATCGTCGCGATGGAGGGAGCACAAAACCTGTCGTCTTTCGACTCGGCAAAAGCCTCGCATCTCGAACGCCTCTCGCCGGCTGAACGAGCGGAAATTGCGTTTGTCATGGACATGCAGGACTTCTCATCTGCCAAGAAGGACATGCGCAACAATGGGCTCGATCTCCAAGTCGTCTATCACTCGCACCCCCAGGATCCCGCGCGTCCGTCTGTGACCGACATCAAAATCGCCACCGACTACGAAGAGATCTGGCCCAAGATCAACTTGCCCATCCCCGCCTACCTCCTCGTCTCCCTCATGAATTCTGAACCAGACGTGAAGACCTATTGGATCAAATCCGGTCACGTCACCCTTGCCGACGTCCTCATCCGCTGATCTAGATTTTTCGGTTCACATCGCTGCCAAAATGTAATAATCTTCTCCCGTAGCTTGAATCAGGAGCATCCCACATGCCCGCTCGACGACGACTATTCAGCGATAGTCTCATCCTCGCGCTATCCGTAGCCACGTTGATCCCACTATCGGTCTGTGCAGAAGATCGTAGTTTTTATAGCCCGGTGATTCACATCGATAAGGAGCAGAATCAGATCCTGATCTCGACGAGTGCTAGTGTGTTCAATATCGAAGTGCCCGATGCAGCCAAGCCCCATATCGAGAAACTACCACTTTCCGGGCTTGTGGATTTCGTCGTCGAGATGCGTGGCGAGGATAAACTCCCACTGATCAAAACTTGGAAGGTCAAATCAGGCGAATCAACCTGTATGTACTTCAATGGGAAGGAGTGCAAATAAGCGCCAGGCGAACAGCTCTAGCTCCTCGCTTCAACCTGTGTAAATCTGCCAGAACCCTCGCTAGCTGATACCCTATATGCAGAGAACCCGGCAACCTGCTGAGAGACAAAGCGGCAGGATATTATTCCCCACTCCCCGCCATGTCGTCGATGAGGGGACGGTTGATGTCGGTGCAGCCGACGCAGATTGTATCGAAGAGTGCTTCGGCATCGGCGACGAAGTTTTTCTCGTTAGGTAGCTTTTCATTCAGGACTTGGGCGTAACAGGTGTCGCACAGCATCATCAAGCCTCGCGAGACCCCGACTGTTTTTCTCCCTGCACTTCCAGCCATTCGTCCTACACCGATCCTTTCTGAAGGGCTACGAAGAAATCTTCTGATTCAAGATCAATTCCGCATTGTTGGCATTCATATGGGCGATCTGGCTCTGGAACATCCAATGGGGTTCGATCAATGCGCCCACGGCAGACGTGGTAGAACCGGCCTCGCGCATGTTCATCATCCAGCGGATCGCTCTCGTATACCAGTACCATTGATCAGCCATGTCCCCTTGTTCGCTCCAAACGAGTATACCGATCTCTTCTTCGGACCCGCAACTACCGAGGGCGTCCGGTGCTGAGGTTGCAAGCCACCACTGCTCAGGCCCTACACCTGAAATTGAGCTTCATAGAGACCAGCGTAGACTCCTCCTCGGCCCACCAGCTCATCATGCCGGCCATCCTCCACGAGTCGACCGTTATCGAGCACTATAATTCGATCAACATCGTGAAGTGTGGATAATCGGTGGGCAATAATGAACGTGGTTCGCCCTGTCGTCAGCTCGTTCAACGCTTCGCGGATTTTGACCTCGGTCTCCGTATCAATATTGGATGTGGCCTCGTCAAAAATGACGATGGGGGGATCTTTCAACAACGCCCGCGCAATCGAGACCCGCTGTTTTTGTCCAACCGACAACTTGACACCCCGCTCACCAATCCAGGTGTCATACCCTTCGGGTAACGCCGCGATGAACTCATGCGCCCGTGCGGCGCGCGCCGCC from Nitrospira sp. carries:
- a CDS encoding FAD-dependent monooxygenase, with the translated sequence MIEETDIAVVGAGGGGAVLALALAQKGIKTIVFEQAPGPPQGLRGEILQPNGQHVLDRLGLLSQLPVESTRTVRKFHFCRVGGERLCTVDYSELPPPYNQAVVTLPNVAHHAILSAIERESSVSLRYRSAFTGLLRENGRVVGLTAKQGEDHVTVKAKVVVGADGAFSKVREALEIPADLHLYPQGYLIALLDAATPLGEAKYFVGKRTILGMFPAAGDKVYVFYMIKAGSYESVKERGIATLQKSWIAIDPSSEAIFRTLMDWKQTAFMPTGRVRTPTWVADGAVLIGDAAHAMNPHASQGRMQAMVDAMTLADLLPECLATSEYSAEKLRTYETLRRPQVTMLQKLADEQVLFWNTANPVIAFLRDRVFSTLDRNARLRYRVLSTTAGLRKEPPFGMMDRLMAAGFLPDPSARDMAARGVR
- the thiS gene encoding sulfur carrier protein ThiS; protein product: MQVKINGKPEEVQNGTVLDLLKTKNIEPQMVAVEVNDKVLDRDHLATTHLNEGDHVEFLFYMGGGQ
- the cysK gene encoding cysteine synthase A, translating into MSTTLHKDITELIGKTPLVRLNRLSKSGSATIYGKVEFFNPGGSVKDRICLNMINEAERQGTLKPGGTIVEPTSGNTGIGLALVAAVRGYKLILVMPESMSMERASLLSSYGAQLVLTPAWEGMKGSIKEAESILAQNPSYFMPDQFSNPANPAMHKMTTALELWDALEGKIDAFVAAVGTGGTITGCGEVFKERNPQVQIIAVEPAGSPVLSGGDPGPHKIQGIGAGFIPKVLNRKILDRVITVTDDEAYQTAKQLSKKEGLLVGISAGANVFAAQKIADELGPGKNVVTILCDTGERYISIEKYFNI
- the moeB gene encoding molybdopterin-synthase adenylyltransferase MoeB yields the protein MEFTEEQINRYSRHILLPEVGGKGQKKIAKSKILLVGAGGLGSPAALYLAAAGVGTIGLIDSDVVDLTNLQRQILHHTPDVGRPKVLSGKEKIQALNPDVSVSMYEERLTAGNALKIFGDYDVVIDGVDNFPAKFLINDACFFAGKPLVHGGILRFEGRVTTIIPGKSACYRCIFKAPPPPGLVASCQEAGVIGVLAGIIGTIQATEALKLVLGIGRPLTDRLLDFDARKTQFREIKVRRNPNCALCGEHPTITELFDDGDPYAGCAMRPSA
- a CDS encoding threonine synthase; the protein is MSKMKALVCRECGKEYPTKAIHVCEMCFGPLEVKYNYEEIKKTISRKKIEDGPHSMWRYLDLLPVEGTNFVGPYAGFTPLVRAKNLGAYLGLNELYIKNDTVNHPTLSFKDRVVAVALTRARELGFETVACASTGNLANSVAAHAASANLHCYVFIPGDLEAAKVLGNLIYKPHVVEIEGHYDDVNRLCSEIAGEHGWAFVNINIRPYYAEGSKTLAFETVEQLGWKTPDQVVIPMASGSLLTKIWKGLHEMKALGLIDNVRTKVNGAQAEGCSPISTAFKAGRDFFKPVKPQTIAKSLAIGNPADGYYALKATAESHGSMDMVTDEEVVEGIQLLAQTEGIFAETAGGVTIGVLKKLVKQGVIKKDEVTVAYITGNGLKTQEAVINSVGRPVRIQPSLVDFEKTFKMGKNGGGV
- a CDS encoding MoaD/ThiS family protein, producing the protein MIKVRIPTPLRPLTKSQGEVETKAGSVVEMIEALNSTYPGIKDRLCDETGELRRFVNIYVNEEDIRFLTGKDTPLKDGDEVSIVPAIAGG
- a CDS encoding FeS-binding protein encodes the protein MAHLRFHIRFPEDKIREPIIYQIGREYKVVTDVRRADVRETTGWADVELSGDTAEIERAVAGLRAKGCVVDPIELNVVE
- the moeB gene encoding molybdopterin-synthase adenylyltransferase MoeB, with the translated sequence MELTEQEIERYSRHIILQDVGGKGQLKLKRAKVLLIGAGGLGSPAGLYLAAAGIGTIGLVDGDVVDLSNLQRQIMHSTATLGQPKVESGRKTLSAINPEITINAYHQLVDAENILPLISQYDIVLDGSDNFTTRFLVNDACFFAKKILISASMFRFEGQLTTIKPHQGYPCYRCLYPEPPPAGLVPNCQEAGVLGVLAGTMGVLQASEAIKEILGIGETIADKLLIYDALDMKFRKVSRPKDPACPLCGPNPKIKDLSLDYAVSCTI
- a CDS encoding M67 family metallopeptidase; protein product: MVADLIIPRQILDDIIAHANELTPYECCGLLAGTNGVVSHLYRTKNIVAMEGAQNLSSFDSAKASHLERLSPAERAEIAFVMDMQDFSSAKKDMRNNGLDLQVVYHSHPQDPARPSVTDIKIATDYEEIWPKINLPIPAYLLVSLMNSEPDVKTYWIKSGHVTLADVLIR